In a single window of the Candidatus Neomarinimicrobiota bacterium genome:
- a CDS encoding Lrp/AsnC family transcriptional regulator, protein MRQMMMDEKDQIILNLLQNDGRMTAKDVAEHVHLSVPAVTERIRKLVDEGIIREFRAVVNSKKIGYDVTAFLLVDMSSSDHYGDLVESAARAEEVLECHSITGEGSHILKVRVRDTSSLENLLREIQSWPGVIRTHTMIVMSTYKENTQLALH, encoded by the coding sequence ATGAGGCAGATGATGATGGATGAGAAAGACCAGATTATTCTCAATCTGCTCCAGAACGACGGTCGCATGACTGCCAAGGATGTGGCAGAACATGTACATCTGTCCGTACCTGCCGTTACCGAGCGGATTAGGAAGTTAGTGGATGAAGGCATCATTCGGGAGTTCAGGGCCGTGGTCAATTCCAAGAAAATAGGATATGACGTAACAGCGTTTCTTCTTGTGGATATGTCATCATCGGACCATTACGGTGATCTGGTGGAAAGTGCCGCGAGGGCGGAGGAAGTGTTGGAGTGCCACTCTATCACTGGGGAAGGATCTCACATTCTGAAGGTGCGAGTCCGTGACACTTCATCGTTGGAAAATCTGTTGCGGGAGATACAGTCGTGGCCCGGCGTCATCCGCACTCACACCATGATCGTCATGTCCACCTACAAAGAAAACACCCAGCTGGCTCTTCACTGA
- a CDS encoding PHP domain-containing protein, which produces MCDKPLVICKSHYTFLEGIHSIPELVEFAVEYDVKALCLADRDGFYGVVEFYLCCREAGIQPLVGVELTQEKKRVIVIVRNREGYEELSEIITRRQLKEFHLEDDLPLNSPNLLTLCDDAFLLQRWLRNGSSQRRESHDSLMLGLPLSDRNAFRRVLNLMARRSDLPRIPAVPFVRLNLFGAQDVPLYKVLRAINLGCTVETLPQEEAYVWERGESATAVLHCSETISYEPVLEAADVAKLCDLRIDLGRCHLPKFVPAV; this is translated from the coding sequence GTGTGTGATAAGCCGCTAGTTATCTGCAAGAGTCACTACACTTTTTTGGAGGGGATTCATTCCATTCCCGAGCTGGTGGAGTTTGCTGTGGAGTATGACGTGAAGGCGCTCTGTCTCGCGGATAGAGACGGTTTTTACGGCGTGGTGGAGTTTTATCTTTGCTGCCGTGAGGCGGGGATTCAGCCGCTGGTGGGGGTGGAACTGACTCAAGAGAAGAAGCGTGTGATCGTTATTGTCCGGAATCGTGAAGGCTACGAGGAACTGTCTGAGATCATCACCCGGCGCCAGCTCAAGGAGTTCCATTTGGAGGACGACCTGCCCCTCAACTCCCCCAACCTTCTCACACTTTGCGATGACGCCTTCCTGCTGCAGCGGTGGCTTCGGAACGGTTCGTCGCAGAGGCGGGAGAGTCACGACAGTCTCATGCTCGGTCTGCCTCTATCGGACAGGAACGCCTTTCGCAGGGTGCTGAATCTCATGGCGCGCCGGTCTGACCTGCCGCGCATTCCCGCCGTCCCCTTCGTGCGGCTGAATCTTTTCGGCGCGCAAGATGTACCGCTCTACAAAGTATTGAGGGCTATCAATCTCGGATGTACCGTGGAGACGCTGCCGCAGGAGGAGGCGTACGTCTGGGAGAGAGGTGAGTCAGCCACCGCTGTGCTCCATTGTTCAGAGACCATCTCCTACGAGCCGGTCTTGGAAGCGGCCGATGTGGCAAAACTGTGTGATCTGCGTATTGATCTTGGACGCTGTCACTTGCCGAAATTTGTACCGGCGGTGTAG
- a CDS encoding NAD(P)/FAD-dependent oxidoreductase, with the protein MDVDYDVVIIGAGVVGLAVARALADRKFDSVLIVEREDGFGKGTSSRNSEVIHSGIYYPTNSLKARYCRLGRELIYPFCRANDVWHSRCGKLVVAQKGQEDDLDRLYRQAQANEVPEVVLMSRKEIVTVEPEVSAEAALFVGCTGIVSAHELMAAFHRYSAEADHDLLIKAAVVGADPEGDHYALSVHGPGDASYQVTTRWVVNAAGLHSDGVAQFLWGSDKKDRPVLRFSKGSYFKLTPRWRHRIQHLIYPLPDPVHDSLGIHLSFDQGGDVKLGPSAEWLEEREEDYVVREKDHDMFYTDVKQYLPALEREDLSPDFAGIRPKLADADDGPSDYYIRHEKDSGYPGWINLIGIDSPGLTAAIAIGEDVAGWIAEGR; encoded by the coding sequence ATGGATGTTGATTACGACGTCGTGATCATAGGCGCCGGCGTGGTAGGATTGGCTGTGGCAAGAGCCTTGGCCGACAGAAAGTTCGATTCAGTCTTGATCGTTGAGCGGGAAGACGGTTTCGGTAAAGGGACATCGAGCCGCAACAGCGAGGTGATTCACTCCGGTATCTATTACCCCACCAATTCGCTGAAAGCGCGCTACTGCCGCCTGGGGCGCGAGCTGATCTACCCCTTCTGCCGCGCAAACGACGTCTGGCACAGCCGGTGCGGCAAATTGGTGGTGGCGCAGAAGGGACAGGAAGACGATCTGGACAGACTGTACCGCCAGGCGCAGGCCAATGAAGTGCCGGAGGTAGTTCTCATGAGCCGCAAGGAGATAGTGACGGTTGAACCGGAAGTTTCAGCCGAGGCGGCCCTATTTGTAGGATGTACCGGCATCGTCTCAGCCCATGAACTGATGGCGGCTTTTCATCGCTATTCAGCGGAGGCGGACCACGATCTGTTGATCAAGGCGGCGGTGGTGGGGGCTGATCCTGAAGGCGACCATTACGCCCTTTCCGTTCACGGCCCCGGTGACGCTTCCTATCAGGTGACAACCCGCTGGGTGGTAAACGCCGCCGGCCTTCATAGCGACGGCGTGGCACAATTCCTGTGGGGTTCGGACAAGAAAGATCGCCCCGTTTTGCGCTTTTCGAAGGGGTCCTACTTCAAGCTCACTCCCAGATGGCGCCACCGTATTCAGCATCTTATCTACCCTCTTCCAGATCCGGTTCACGACTCCCTCGGCATCCACCTCAGCTTTGATCAGGGGGGTGATGTAAAGCTGGGACCCAGCGCTGAATGGCTTGAGGAGCGGGAGGAGGATTACGTCGTTCGGGAGAAAGACCACGATATGTTCTATACAGATGTGAAGCAATATCTGCCGGCTCTGGAGCGGGAGGACTTGAGTCCGGACTTTGCCGGCATAAGGCCGAAGCTTGCTGATGCAGACGACGGCCCCTCCGACTACTACATCAGGCACGAGAAAGATTCGGGCTATCCCGGCTGGATCAACCTCATCGGCATTGACTCTCCCGGCCTGACAGCCGCCATTGCCATCGGGGAGGATGTGGCGGGGTGGATTGCGGAAGGCCGATGA
- a CDS encoding single-stranded DNA-binding protein, which produces MQKGSVNRAIIVGHLGGDPDSRYTPSGTAVANFNVATNESRRNSDGEYEDHTEWHRCVLFGKSAETASQYLKKGQMVYVEGRLKTRSWEDKDGVKRTTTEVHGDMFTMLGKKPVTAGNSPEGDAAPDDEDLPF; this is translated from the coding sequence ATGCAAAAAGGAAGCGTCAATCGTGCGATTATAGTAGGGCATCTTGGAGGCGATCCGGATAGCCGCTACACACCATCGGGCACCGCCGTGGCGAACTTCAATGTTGCCACAAATGAAAGCCGCCGCAACAGTGATGGTGAGTACGAGGACCACACCGAGTGGCACCGCTGCGTCCTGTTCGGCAAGTCGGCCGAGACCGCCAGCCAGTACCTGAAGAAGGGTCAGATGGTTTACGTGGAAGGGAGACTGAAGACCCGCTCCTGGGAAGATAAGGACGGTGTCAAGCGGACTACCACGGAAGTACACGGTGACATGTTTACTATGTTAGGCAAAAAGCCGGTCACTGCCGGCAACTCCCCTGAAGGGGACGCGGCTCCGGACGACGAAGATCTGCCGTTTTAA